The Thunnus thynnus chromosome 13, fThuThy2.1, whole genome shotgun sequence genome segment ATTTAGGGTACACATGGTTCATTGTTTGTGTGGAGTTATCTGTAGAGGactgtcagctgtgtgtttatcagtatgttttactatatttaatTATGCCTGATAATATTCTGCTGTGAAATCAAGTGTTggtttgttttgacaaaatcCCTAAAAGTGTGAAGACCAGCAAGTCCAGAGAGGAAATGCCCCAATTAATCATTCTGTCtgtcttatttttctcatttttctgtctcttgtctCTGTTTGTCAGAGATGTCaaacattttagagaaaaaatggaaaacagcccTGACCTCCATCCTGGAGGAGCTGGATAAGTCAGAATACAACAAGATgctgttttgttattgttttgacaaAATCCCTAAAAGCGTGAAGACTGGCACGTCCAGAGAGGAGATTCCCCAAATAATCATCCAGCACTTAGGAGTAGATGAGTCCGTCTCTGCAATCAATGAAGCAATGGATCTGATACCGAGGAAGGACTCTGCAGTCCAGGACCTGCTGCGCCCCTTTGTGGACAAACTGAGCAACAAACATGAAGAAGAGAACAGAGGTGAGTTCACACAGTTACTAGTTGTTTATGTGAGGCCTCCGCAGATGCCTGCTATGAGCGTGCACAGAGGCTTTTATGGTCAGTGAATTGTCTGTGAAACAGGAGGCAGCAGCACAGACCAGGGTTTCTGCAGGTTCACCAAGTTACGTTTAAGactttaagacctttttaatatcatataaaatgacatttaataccTGTATCACCATCAAACCATCTAAAGAAAGTATGGTGGAAAACCAGAACTACTTATTAtatcaaaaatgccaaaaaacctgttttcagcttctcaaatgtgatgatttaatgcttttctctgtcatacatgacagtaaactgaatatatttgggttttggacagttcAGATataacaagacatctgaagacatcacctttgaTCCTGggaaattgtcatttttcaccatgttctgatattttatagacaaaaagatTCAGTATATtctaatcattagttgcagtcctacatAAACAGCACATCTCTCCACAGACAAAAAGTGCCACTGGAATAGGTCTGGCCTGTACTCTAAAATGCTAAATGAGAGaatatgtttgtttgattgttccGATAGACTCCATGAAGGAAAACAgggaggaaacaaacaaaaaccagagGTTGACGATGACAACGTTGGCTGAAACCAAAGGTAGGCTTCTCAAAAGATACATGTAAACATCTCTGCAAACCTACATGGAGAAGAGTGTTTTGGGTAACGGTAGATAGCAGAGGAGCTGACATGTACACCCTCCAAATCTCAACAATTGTGTTTGTGGCCCTGCACATTGATCAAGTTGATGGGTTGCTTCATTTCTCGTCAGTAGGCCgatctgaaaacaaacatattaCATACAAGAATGAAAGAAACTGACATGGGAACGTCTCATTACATTACTGCCCTACATCACATGATGACGATTGTGGAGTCCATCCTGTCATCATGTGTTGCCATGGTAAACAGTTTTAATCATCATTAACAGTGGCAGACCCACCAAAAGTAGACGAATACATTATCTAGAACACCAAGGTTCAGTCGGTCACAGAGAATAGAGAAATAGCACAataaattcagacacattacGAGTAatatgagaggaaaaacaagacagaaaagttagatatataaatataaacacattttctcattcaagagaacaGGAAGGTGTGTCCAGACATTTGACTGGTGCtaaacattagaaaaaaattacatctttgGCAAAATTACCAGAACGACCCAAATGCAAGCTGATTGTGCATTTTAGGACAAACAGTTTTCAGATGAAGACTGTATGAAGAGCAGCCTGAAATACCATAAATCATACTCAACATCTTTCAAATAAACCaaatacactaattaaaaaaaacttatatatatataactccAGTTTTCAAATCACAACACTGATTACCAGTTTCTCGAAGAACTGACTTCAAAATACTACTGCTTGTTCATAATTTACTGAATGGTTTAGGTCCAAGATACATATCAGATCTCTTGACTTCTGCTGGTTAATGAAatgagaccaaaacaaacaagagcTCTGCTGCACAGAGGAAGGCATCAGTGtcaaactgactgactgtggggttaccctaaccataaccctaaccctaaccctgaccctgtttgtttcttcttttaaagaTCAATTGAAGAGCAGCCAACCTGACAAGGTAagagtaaaattaaaaaaatacagtcacTTTGATATATCGATGCCCTGTTGCCTTTGTTGTAAATGTAGTAAATGAGTGAGTTATGCTCACAGCAATTGTATCGCTGAGTTTCTAgactgtgttcagacagaaagcagcCCTAAGTTACAAAACGCAGCCccttcattcatttcaatgagatcAGATAATGCAGGACTCCGGCAAAAAGATGTACATCCAAAAAGTTGAACCTGGATCAACTTTTGCCAGTGTTGCACCAAAGCCTTCAttcttttcttgtgtttcacCACAATATTGACGTAAGCATATGTAAATTTTCTAGGAGAGAAAGATTCCAACATGGGTGAGTGCATTTCTTTGAGACTTTGTACTGAtttattcagacattcatgtttgcATTTATGTTGCTCTGAGGGAGATTTCTTTGTCTCCTTTTGTGTCCAGAGAAAAACCATCAAAGATGTACTGACCAGCGGTGACCTGGGTAACAAAACCATAATTGGGAAAGTTGTGCAGAAATCTGCTCTGCGCCCATATGAAACCcaacagaaggagaaaaagtttttattttatctgggAGTCAGTGATGAGACATCCTGCATTAAAGTGATGGTGTACGGAGAAGATCGCTATCAAGATATCCAGGAGGGGAGCTGCTACTTgttcagaaatgtaatcatGGAAGAAAATGTCATGAAAGTTACCAAACAGAGCAAAATGACAAGAACGAGTCCCATTGATGTCCCTGAGGAGCTGGAGATGGAAGCTGAGAGGCTCATTGATCACCAGAAGCCAGTTTGCAGTATAACAAAGGCCAAAGAGTATGCAGACAAGACAGTAGTGAGTGTTGAAGGAACTGTGACAGAGGTGAGTTTCCATAAGACATCCAACAATACTAATGGTGAAAAGTGCTGAGAGTTAGCCTATCTGGAACTTGTTGGATTGTttccattgttgttgtttattacaGATTGGTCCCGTCGAACTCGTCAACATGAAGAaccaacagaagaagaaagagaagcaaGATTTCCATCTTAATGATGGCAAAGATTCCATCAGGATCACTTTGTGGGGCAAAGACACCAAACAACTCAGGGAAATATCAGATGGAGACTTTGTCAGAGTGACCAACGTGAGGACCAATCACTACTATGAAACCGTCTCGCTGAACTCAACCGATTTCACCAGAATTTACAAGGTAGCTGCTGCCAACATGCTGCACACTGTTCTACTGATGCTAATGTCATTTTGGGATATTTTAGTTTCTCTCTTAAGACACAAATGAGTTGTTTGTTGCTCAGTTTGTTGGTTGAATGAGGAGCTTCTTGATATCATAATCAGTGACAAAAAATCACTAGTAGTTTTTGATAGAACACTCTTCCGTCAAGGTAGCTGCTGCCAATTTAATGTGAATTCTTAATTCCTTCAGCCTATTGGACCAGAACAGATGTGTTCCTCACAAATAGGTGGCGATCTAATAAAAATGGTGTGTTGATGCCATAAAAAACTTTTAATCCACCATAAATTAAGCAGTCTGCTGTAGTTATGAGTGATCTAGGTTGAGTTTTATAGTCATTTTATTGCATCaatctttgtgtttgtacattttttgtaaGTAATTTCTAGTTTggttctgtgttttgtgtgttttgtgtaattgaaagtagggctgggcgatatgtaTAAAATCTAATAtgatattttttgacaaaatactTCTATCGATATTGCGACAATATTGAAGGGATGACTGTTGGTGcgttcacaaaatatttacacaatgagattttttatgaataatcatcagtaatgtggatatataATAAAACCAAGTTTTTCTTCacagaaaaactacaaataatGTCAGCTGAGCAGAATTGGGCCAATAACCCCTCcagattaaaactgaaaaaagagcCATCAGACTCTACAATCACTTAAAAACAAGTGACCCTCAAACATTCCACCAGAGATGAACCAGGAAAAGAGACTCAGTTC includes the following:
- the LOC137196166 gene encoding uncharacterized protein isoform X1, which produces MSNILEKKWKTALTSILEELDKSEYNKMLFCYCFDKIPKSVKTGTSREEIPQIIIQHLGVDESVSAINEAMDLIPRKDSAVQDLLRPFVDKLSNKHEEENRDSMKENREETNKNQRLTMTTLAETKDQLKSSQPDKRKTIKDVLTSGDLGNKTIIGKVVQKSALRPYETQQKEKKFLFYLGVSDETSCIKVMVYGEDRYQDIQEGSCYLFRNVIMEENVMKVTKQSKMTRTSPIDVPEELEMEAERLIDHQKPVCSITKAKEYADKTVVSVEGTVTEIGPVELVNMKNQQKKKEKQDFHLNDGKDSIRITLWGKDTKQLREISDGDFVRVTNVRTNHYYETVSLNSTDFTRIYKVAAANMLHTVLLMLMSFWDILVSLLRHK